Within Pseudomonas tructae, the genomic segment CTGGACCACGAATCGCCGCTGCACGAGCTGTTCGCCGATCAACTGGCCAGCGCCGACCTGGTGGTCCTGAACAAGGCCGACCTGATCGCTGCCGATGACCTGGCCAAGGTTCGCGCCGAGGTCGAAGAAGAGCTGCCGCCAGCGGTCAAGGTGATCGAAGCCAGCAGCGGCCGTCTGCCGCTGGACGTGCTGTTGGGCCTGGGCGCCGAGTCCGAGGCGCACATCGATGGGCGCCGTACTCACCACGACTCGCACCATGACGGTGACGATCACGACGACCATGACCACGATGCCTTCGATTCGATCTCCATCGAATTGCCGCAAGCCGATGAAAGCCTGTTGCTCGACGCCCTGACCCAACTGGTGGTGCAGCACGGCATCCTGCGGGTCAAAGGCTTCGCAGCGATTCCGGGCAAGCCGATGCGCTTGCTGATCCAGGGCGTGGGCACCCGTTTCGACAAGCATTTCGACCGCGCCTGGCGCAGCGAAGAACCGCGTACCACGCGCCTGGTGCTGATCGGCCAGGAGCTGGATGCGCTGCAACTGGAAGCGAGCCTGCGCGCTGCCCTGGGCGCTTGAGTCATGCACCTGCTGCGGACCCAGCCCGGTGGCTTTGTACCGGACGACAGCATTGCCGACCTCGGCCAGACCCCGGCCGAGCTGGTAATCCTCTGCAGCGGTGATTCGCACCTGGCACTGCTGGCCGAAACCGCCCAGCAGTTGCCCGAGGATTTCCCCAGCCTGCGTCTGGCCAACCCGATGCAGGTACAGAATCACGCCTCGGTCGACCTTTACGTCGACGAGGTCTTGCGTCATGCCAAGGTCATCCTGGTGTCGTTGCACGGTGGCGTCGGCTACTGGCGCTACGGTGTGGAGCAGTTGCTGGAACTGGCAGCCCGTGGTGTACAGCTGATCCTGGTGCCGGGCGACGACCGCCCGGACCCGGAACTGAGCAGCCTGAGCACGGTGCCGGCCGATCAGGCCGAGCGGCTCTGGCACTTTCTGCGCCAGGGCGGCAAGGCCAATGCCCTGAACCTGTTCAACTGCCTGGCCAGTCAGTACCTGGCGTGCGACTACCCCTGGAGCGAGCCGCAACAGTTGCCGCGTACGGCGGTGTATCACCCGCGCAAGGCTGCTGCAGTGCTGGAGGATTGGTTCGGGCAGTGGCAGGTGGAGCAACCGGTGGTGCCGATCCTGTTCTACCGCTCGCACTTGCAGGCGGCCAACACCGCCTTTATCGATACCTTCTGCGAGCGTTTGCAACTGGCCGGGCTCAATCCCTTGCCGATCGCCGTGGCCAGCCTCAAGGAAGCCGGTTGCCTGCAACAGGTGGAAGACTGGCTGGACCAGGTCGATGCCGCGCTGATCATCAACACCACAGGCTTTGCCCAGTCCAGCCCCGAGCAGCCGCACCTGCGCCCGTTCCGTCGCGATATCCCGGTGCTGCAGGCGATCTGCGCCCAGGACAACGAACCGGCCTGGCAGGCCAGCGAGCAGGGCCTGGGCGCCCGCGACCTGGCCATGCACATTGCCTTGCCGGAGCTGGACGGGCGCATCATTACCCGGCCGGTCAGTTTCAAGGACCTGGCCTGGCGCAGCGAGCGCAGCCAGTCCGACGTGGTCTGCTACCGGGCACAACCCGAGCGCATGGACTTTGTCGCTGAACTGGCGCGGCGCTGGTGCGAGCTGGCGCGCCTGCCCAATGGGCACAAGCGCGTGGCGCTGATCCTGGCCAACTACCCGACCCGCGATGGCCGCATTGGCAACGGTGTCGGTCTCGATACCCCGGCTGCCGCGCTGACTATCCTGCGTGCCTTGCAGGCACAAGGTTATCCGCTGGCGCCTTTGCCCGAGAGCGGTACGGCGCTGATCCAGGCCTTGCTCGGCGGGGTCAGCAACGACCTCGACAGCCTCGACCTGCGCCCGTGCATGCAGAGCATGGCCCTGGACGATTACCTGGCTGCTTTTGCCGCCTTGCCCGAAGCCAACCAGGTTGCCGTGCGCGAACGTTGGGGCGAGCCGAGCCAGGACCCGATGTTTCGCAGCGGGCGCATGATGATCGCCGGCCTGCGCTATGGCCTGACCTTTGTCGGCATCCAGCCGGCGCGGGGCTACCAGCTGGACCAGAGCGCGGTCTACCACGACCCTGACCTGGTGCCACCGCACGGTTACCTGGCGTTCTACTTCTGGCTGCGCCATGGCTTTGCCGCCGATGCGCTGATCCACGTTGGCAAGCATGGCAACCTGGAATGGCTGCCGGGCAAGGGTGTTGGCCTGTCCGCGAGCTGTTGGCCGGATGCCTTGCTCGGCCCGCTGCCGAACATCTACCCGTTTATCGTCAATGACCCGGGCGAGGGCGCCCAGGCCAAGCGCCGCACCCAGGCGGTGATCATCGACCACCTGATGCCGCCGCTGACCCGCGCCGAAACCTACGGGCCGTTGCGCCACCTGGAGCTACTGGCTGACGAGTACTACGAAGCTCAGTTGCTCGACCCGCGCCGGGCCCGGGAGTTGCAGCGCGATATCCTCGCGCTGGTGCGCGACAATCACATTGACCGCGAGCTGCAGATCGAAGGCGCGCTGGACGATGCTGCCATCTGGCTGCCACGCCTGGACACCTACCTGTGCGACCTCAAGGAATCGCAGATCCGCGATGGCCTGCATGTGTTTGGCGAGTCGCCGGCCGGGCGCTTGCGCATCGATACCCTGCTGGCCCTGTTGCGGGTCGAGCGGGGCGATGGACGCGGGGCCAACGGCAGTTTGTTGCGGGCCTTGGCCAAGGCGCTGAACCTGGGCTTCGATCCGCTCGATTGCGACCTTGGCCAGCCCTGGCAGGGGCCACGGCCTGCGCTGTTGGTGACATCGGACGAGGCATGGCGCACCGCGGGCGATACCCGCGAGCGCCTGGAGCTGTATGCCGGCCAACTGATCGAGCAGACGCTCAACGGCGCTGTGCAACTGGCGCAAGGCCCCGAATGGGCGCAGGTACGGAGCATTCTCGAGGCACTGGAGCAGCACGTTGCCCCGCAACTGGACGGCTGCGGCCCGGCAGAAATGCACGGCCTGCTCGCCGCCCTCGATGGCCGCTTCGTGCCTGCCGGCCCCAGTGGCGCACCGAGTCGCGGGCGGTTGGACGTGCTGCCGACCGGGCGCAACTTCTATACCGTCGATGTGCGCAACCTGCCGACCACCACCGCCTGGCGCATTGGTTTTACTTCGGCCAACCTGATCCTTGAGCGGCACCTGCAGGACCACGGCGACCACCTGCGCCAACTGGGCCTGTCGGTGTGGGGCACTGCGACCATGCGCACCGGCGGTGACGACATCGCCCAGGCCATGGCCTTGCTCGGCGTGCGGCCGGTGTGGGCCAGTGGTAGCCAGCGGGTCGACGATTTCGAGATCTTGCCCTTGAGCTTGCTGGACCGGCCACGGGTGGATGTCACCTTGCGGGTCTCGGGGTTCTTCCGCGATGCCTTCGGCAACCTGATCAAGCTGTTCGATGCTGCAGTGCAAGCGGTGGCGGCGCTGGATGAGCCAGATGAGCTCAACCCCCTGGCGGCCAAGGTGCGCAGCGAGCGGGCAGAGTTGCAGGCCCAGGGCCTGGACGCCGAACAGGCAGGCCGGCAGGCCGGCTGGCGGGTGTTCGGGGCAAAGCCTGGGGCTTATGGCGCTGGCGTGCAGAACGCCATTGACGGGCGCCTGTGGAATGACCGCCAGGACCTGGCCGAGGTCTACCTGAATCACGGCGGCTTCGCCTACGGTGCTGGCGATGACGGCACGCCGGCGCGAGCCGACTTTGCCCGGCGCCTGAGCCAGGTGCAGGCGGTGCTGCAGAATCAGGACAACCACGAGCACGACCTGCTCGATTCCAACGACTATTACCAGTTCCAGGGTGGCATGCTCGCCGCCGTGGAAAGCCTGGGCGGCAACAGCGTCGCCAGCTACCACGGCGATCACAGCCAGCCGGACCGGCCGCGCATTCGCACCCTCAAGGAAGAACTCAACCGGGTGATTCGCGCCCGTGCGCTGAACCCCAAATGGATAGACGGGGCCAAGCGGCACGGCTATAAAGGTGCCTTCGAGCTGGCGGCCACTGTCGATAACCTGTTTGCCTTCGACGCCACCACCCACCTGATCGACGACCATCATTACCAGGCGCTGGCCGATGCCTATGTGCTCGATGGGCCGACTCGCGAGTTTATCCGCCAGCACAACCCCGACGCCTTGCGCGACATCACCGAGCGCCTGCTCGAAGCCCAACAGCGCGGGCTGTGGCAGGATCCGGGCGACTACCGTGAAGCCCTCGAGGAGCAGTTGCTCGACGGCGAAGAAGAGAATTGACATGAGCGAAGCTGCACACTTTCCCCTGGCTGCCGTAGTGGGCGCCGATGAGCTGAAACTGGCGTTGTGCCTGACCGCCATCGACCCGAAAATTGGCGGGGTGCTGATCGAAGGCCCGCGGGGCATGGCCAAGAGCACCCTGGCGCGCGGCCTGGCCGATTTGCTCGGCGAAGGGCCGTTCGTGACATTGCCCCTGGGCGCCAGTGAAGAGCGCTTGGTCGGCACCCTGGACCTGGATGCTGCGCTGGGCCAGGGCAAGGCGCAGTTTTCCCCCGGGGTGTTGGCCAAGGCCGACGGCGGCGTGCTGTATGTCGATGAAGTCAATCTGTTGGCGGACCACCTGGTCGACCTGCTGCTGGATGTCGCCGCCAGCGGCACCAACCGGGTTGAACGCGACGGGATCTCCCACCGGCACAGCGCGCGCTTCGTGCTGATTGGCACCATGAACCCGGAAGAGGGCGAGTTGCGCCCGCAGTTGCTCGACCGCTTCGGCCTCAATGTGGTCCTCGAAGGCCAGCCGTTGCCGCAAGCCCGTGGCCAGATCATTCGCCGGCGCCTGGATTTCGACACTGACCCCGAGGCGTTCTGTGGCCAATGGGCAGCGGCCCAGGCCGCCTTGCGCGAGCGCTGCCATAGCGCCCGTGAGCGGCTGCAACAGATTGCCCTGGACGACCGGGCGCTGGAGCAGATCACCGAGCGCTGTTTCGCCGCTGGAGTCGATGGCCTGCGCGCCGACCTGGTCTGGCTGCGGGCGGCCCGGGCCCACGCCGCCTGGCGCGGTGCCGTGGCGATCGACGCCGAGGATATCGATGCCGTGGCCGAATTCGCCTTGCGCCACCGTCGTCGCGAGGCTCCCGCACCACAGCCACAAACGCCCGACAGCGGCGCTGCGGCGCAGCCATCAGCAGGTCAGCAGGGCCAGGGCCAATGGGGTGAACTGGCGCCACAGGCAACCCCAAGTGCTGCCCGGCGCGAGGTGCCGAACTGGGCAAAAAAGCCCTGAGCATCCGTCGTCATTCAACGGCGGATGCCAAACCCCGCCCAGGTTCTCTTGCCCAAGGGCCGCGTGGCCGGGCAAAAACGGCCCGCCAAGGTGCGGTGGCCTGGCCGCTGACGTTGCTCAAGGGGCGCCCGCGCACCCGCAGCGACCTGTGCTGGCAGCAACGCACGGCCAGTAGCCATGAGTTGTGGCTGGTAATCGTCGATGCTTCGGCCTCGACCCGGCGGCATCAGGCCTTGAGCCGCGCCAAAGGCATGCTTGCCGAATTTTTCGACCAGGCCTACCGCAACCGCGCCCGGCTGGCCCTGCTCACCGCCAGCGGCACGGCGCCGCGCTGGCAACGCCATGGGCTCAAGGCGTCGGCCAGTTTGCAGCCGTGGTTGCAGGACCTTGGGGCGGGGGGCGGCACGCCATTGCTGGCAGCGCTGGAACAGGCGCGGCAGTGGCTGCAGGAGCGCCAGCGGCGCTATCCGACGCAACTGCAACGTTGCTTGATCGTCACCGACGGGCGGATTAAAACCTGGGACGCGTTGCAGCCGCTGCCGTGCCAGACCCTGTTGGTGGACATCGAAAGTTCGCCCATCAGGCTGGGCAGGGCGCAGTTACTTGCGCAGCAGTTGCATGCCGATTACCGGCATGTGGAGACACTGGCGGAAATCACCAGGTAACTTTTGGAAATTAAAAAGTGCTGCGGCCAAGTGTCGCAGCTTGAGCGGGAAGTGTTAACAAAGTTGCAAAGGCGCACGTTCGAAGTGCGCCTTCACACTCACAAGCGTGCTTACTTTGGCATTGACCAAGGCTGTAGCGCATAACCTTTTTCGCTCAACTCGGCGCGCACTTCTTCAATTAAATGAGCCAGTTGCGCAGGGTCGGAGTAGGTGCTGCTGGGTACTTGCTTGGCGCCAATGCGGGTGCTGGTCCGGTCGATGACTGCCAGGCTCAGTTCACCTGTACCGTTGGGTACATCCCAGGCGACACACTGGAACGGTTCGAAGGCGTGGTCGGCAATCAGCAGTGCTTCGTTGACACGGAGCGGGGCGTTCATGGGTTCGGTCTCTCTGTGGGCCCAAACAATCGAATAAAACCGTGCGGCGATCGCGCAGCGGTGAGTTACTTGTACTGATGCACGCAGCACCAGGGTGAGTCACATCTCTATTGAAAATTATTTAACCGTGTTTGCGCAACGCGACTAAGTGTCGCCGCCTCAGACGTTGAAAACGCAGAAAAATTCCCGGCCCTTAGGCAACTAACGATACTTTGCAGACAGACGGTAGTGGGCGATTGACGCATCGTTGCTACTGTTAAAACGGGCCTGCCAACACACTGTTTCTACTTAAAATTCCAACTATTGGCGCCAAGGAATAGGTCATGCTAGAGCCTGCATCCAACCGCCGCCTGCTGATCGTCGACCCGTGCGATGACTGCCATCGTTTGTTACCAGGCTTGCGCACTGTCGGTTGGGATGTGCACAGCTGTACCTTGACCTCGGCCCTGGAGCATCCCTGCGATGTCGGCCTGCTGCGTTTGCAGGCTACGCACCTGCAGCACCCGGATGCGGTCAAGGACCTGATCAGCCGCAGCAATACCGAATGGATTGCGGTCTTGAGCCCTGAGGAGTTGCGGGCACAGAATGTTGGCGACTTTGTCTGTGAATGGTTTTTTGACTTTCATACCTTGCCGTTCGATGTCTCGCGGGTCCAGGTGACCCTGGGGCGCGCGTTCGGCATGGCGCGCCTGCGGGGCAAAGGCTATGTGCATGTCGACGAGCCTGAACATGAATTGCTCGGTGATAGCCGGCCGATCCGTGAACTGCGCAAGCTGCTCAGCAAGCTGGCGCCCACCGAGTCGCCGGTGCTGATCCGTGGTGAAAGCGGCACCGGCAAGGAGCTGGTGGCGCGCACCCTGCATCGCCAGTCCCAGCGCCGCGACAAGCCTTTTGTGCCGATCAACTGCGGGGCGATCCCCGAACACCTGATCCAGTCGGAGTTGTTCGGCCACGAGAAGGGCGCTTTTACCGGCGCCCATCAGCGCAAGATCGGCCGTATTGAAGCTGCCCACGGCGGCACTTTGTTCCTCGACGAAATTGGCGACCTGCCGTTGGAGCTGCAAGCCAACCTGCTGCGTTTTCTACAGGAGAAGCACATCGAGCGGGTCGGCGGTAGTCAGCCGATTGCCGTGGATGTGCGGGTCCTGGCGGCAACTCACGTTGATCTGGAAAAAGCCATCAATAGCGGGCGCTTTCGTGAAGACTTGTATTACCGTTTGAACGTTCTGCAGGTGGTCACGGCGCCACTGCGCGACCGCCACGGTGATCTGTCGATGCTGGCCAGTCACTTTTCCCATTTCTACAGCCTGGAAACCGGGCGTCGTCCGCGCAGTTTCAGCGAGGATGCCCTGGTTGCCATGGGCAAGCACGACTGGCCGGGCAATGTCCGCGAATTGGCCAATCGGGTGCGGCGCGGCCTGGTGCTGGCAGAAGGTCGGCAAATTGAGCCCCAGGACCTTGGTCTGCTCAGCCAGGAGGCCAGCGCACCGAGCATCGGCACCCTCGAAGATTACAAGCACCGTGCTGAACGCCAGGCCCTGTGCGATGTGCTCAATCGCCACAGCGACAACCTGAGCATTGCCGCCAAGGTCCTGGGCGTGTCCCGGCCGACCTTCTACCGCCTGCTGCACAAGCATCAGATTCGCTAGCTGAGTAGGCGCGGACTTGACCCGCGATAGCAATCGCGGCATAGGTATCTACACTTCTCTAATCCTGATCTATGAAGAGGGCTCACGGGTGGTCTGCGCATGCGTGCTTATCCAGTTGATTTGGCGAGGCTGCCGGCCCCTTCCGCCCTTACGTGAACTGCCCCCCGAATGTTGGACACCTGACCTCACCGAAGGGTGTTCCATGACGAAATACAACCTATCGCTCAAGCAATCACTGATCGAAGAATGTCTGTCTGCCAAAAGTGTTCATGAGGTGGCACTCAAGCATGGCATGAGCCCGTCGATCCTGCGCCGCTGGGTCAAAGGCTATGAGAAGCACGGTGCTGCAGGTTTGATTGCCAAATACAGCCATTACGACGCCCAGTTCAAATTGAAGGTGTTGCAGTGCGTCGAGCAAGACGGGCTGTCGGCCCAGCAAGCTTGTATACGGTTTGATATCCGTGGCCCGAGCAGCATCAGGCAATGGAAAAAGTTGTACGATGAAGGCGGAGTTGAAGCACTTCAGCCGCATCGTCACCGAGAGTCCAGCATGCCCCGCAAGCCTTCCAAACAACCCAAAGAGAGCGCTGCTGTTCCCCCGGACGCTGAGCTGTCCCCTGAACAGATGCTCAAAGAACTGGCATATCTGCGTGCAGAGAATGCCTATCTAAAAAAACTCGATGCCTTGATCCAAGCGGACCCTCGCACTGCGCGGTCAGAAAAGCGCAGGCCGTCCAAGGATTGAGGCATGTATATCCACTTGCTTTGCTACTACGTGCTGCTGGGTTGGCGCGCAGTACTTTCTACTACCAAAACAAAGCACTGCTGACTGACAAGCATGCTGATCTTAAAGAGCGCATACGCAGTGTCTATCACAAGCACCAAGGGCGCTACGGCTATCGCCGCATCACCGCGACCCTTGGGCACAATGGCGAGGCAGTCAATCACAAGAAAGTGCAGCGATTGATGCAGTTGATGGGCCTGAAATCGCTGGTCAGGGTGAAGAAATACCGCTCTTATCGGGGCGATGAGGGCCTTGTTGCACCTAATCTGCTCAAGCGTGAATTCAAAGCAGAAGCCCCCAACCAGAAATGGGCAACCGACGTGACGGAGTTCAAGGTAAAGGGGCAGAAACTGTTCCTTTCGCCTGTGATGGACCTGTACAACGGAGAAATCCTGGCTTACCAGACCAACCGCCGTCCCGAATTCAATATGGTTTCGAGTATGTTGGAACAAGCCTTTGGGCGGCTTAATCAAGATGACAAACCGATACTGCACTCTGATCAGGGCTGGCAGTACCGCCAGCCGACCTACCGGCACATGCTGGCTGAAAAGAACATTGAGCAGAGCATGTCGCGTAAGGGTAACTGCCTGGACAATGCTGCCATGGAAAGCTTTTTCGGCACACTCAAGAGTGAATTCTTCTACCTGGAATCGTTTGAAAGTGTCGAGCAACTGGCATCAGGGCTAGATGACTACATCGCTTATTACAACCAAGAGCGCATAAGCCTCAGACTGAATGGCTTGAGTCCGGTACAGTTTCGGACCCAAGCGCTGAATCATTAGCGCCCCCTGTCCAACATTCGGGGGTCAGTTCACGTAAGGGCGGAAGGGGCCGGCAGCGTCACCACATCAACTGGATAAGCACGCCTATCAAGAACCAATAGGCTGACTCGCTAGAGATGGATGGATACCTATGCTCATCGCGGGGCAAGCCCACAGCGCTCCCACAGCATCAAAACCCGCCGAAGCGGGCTTTTTGCTTAGAAGTAGTACGGGAATTTCAGACTGAAGGAGAAGTCCGGCGAGTCGTCGGTCAGGCCAATCGAAAGGTTGGGCACGATGGTCAGGTTGTCGGTGGCGGCCAGGGTCATGCCGATGTTGAAGTTGGCCGCGTTGTAGTCGCTGCTCGGCACCGACTGCCAGCTGCCACCGTCAGGCTTGATCTTGCTCTTGCTGGCAAACTGGTCAGAGAACGAAAACGACATACTCATCTTCTCGTTCAAGGCAAAGGCAATACCGGCACCGATCTGCCAGGAGTCGCCGAGTTTTACGTCACCGGGGACCTTGGTGTTGATGGTCGGGCTGATGTCGCTGAACGAGTCCTGCATGTTGTAGGTGTAGGACAGGCTGCCGAACAGTACGGCAGGGTCGAAGGTCTTGACCAGCGAGATGCCCGGAGTGATCGCCCAGACCCCGTTGCCGGTGGGCAGGCTCTCCGGTACCGAGAGGTTGTCGTTGGTCGGGTCGTTGACCAGCTTGATGCCATAGGGGTCCTTGCCGGTGGGCGCCTTGACCCGCAGGGTGGCTACGGCATCGGGCCAGTTTTCCGATTCATCGAGGAACTTGTAAGCAATACCGACGTTGACATCGCCAATGGTCGGGTCGCGCCTGACGGTGGCATCGGAGGTCACCGGCCCGGCGCCACCGGCACCGCCCGAGGAATAGGTGGATTCGCGGTAGACCACCGGGACGTTGATATCGAACTGCCAACGCTGGTCGAGGTTATAGCGGGCGGTCAGGTCCAGGGTCCAGTTGTCGGCCTTGATCCGGTCGAGGTTGATGTTGCCGAGGAAAATCGAGTCCAGCGCCAGAAAACCGTTGAGAACCAGGGCACGGGTGTCGTAGTGGGTATAGGTCAGGCCGGTTTCGACGCTGAACCTGCCGCCACCGAAGAAGCCGCTGGCCTCGTCGTACAGGTTGGACACGCTTTGTGCCGGCTCCGAGTCGTCTTTGAGCGACTGGCCGTAGGAGCTGCCGGTGGTTCCTGGTGCACCGCTGGCCACGGTCTGGCCGCCCTTGACGGTCTCCGCCGGGGACTTGGTCAAGCGTCTGGGTGCAGGGGCTTGCGGTGCTGCTTCAACCTGGCGAACGCGCTGTTCGAGGACCATCAGCGCGTTCTGTTGTGCTTCGTAACGTTGTTTCAACTCCATGAGTTCTTGTTTTAGTACTTCTACCTGAGGATCGGCTGCTGCGTAGAGCATGGTTGCCGGTGTCAGGCCACTCAAACAGACGATAGCTCTGAACGTTAACGATCGGTGCATGGGTTAGCCGTCCCTTCTGACTACATATGATGAGACTGAGCGTAGATCAGAATCCGAGAGTGCGAAGGCCTTTGAGTTGGTCCAGGTTGCCATTGAGCGAGCCGGCGCTGGGTACGTTCTCACGCAGCACGACATTGAGCGAGGTGAGGTTGCTGACCCGGTTGCCGGCGCCCAGCAAGGTGGTGTTCTGCATCAGGCCGCCCTGGGCCAGGCGTTGCACGGTGTTGCCCTGGTTGTTGTTGGCGACGATGTTGAATTGCACACCGCTACCGGTGGACGTAACGCTCAACGAGCCTGCGCCATTGGCGCCGACCAGGGTCGAGCCTGCGGCCAGTGCCTGGCCTTCCTGCGCGGTGACCGGCGCCTGACTGGCCTTGGTGACGTTGATATCGACGTTGTTGTAGGCGGTATTGTTGTCGCCGGCCGCCCGCACCACCTGGGTCACGCCTTCGGTACTGTTGAGACCGTTGCCGCCGCTGACGCTACCGGTGCCGGTGCTTTGCGCGTGGGTGGAACCGGTGCCTTTTTCGTCGATCATTGACACATAGAACTGCGGTTTTAGCGTTGTTTGTTGAATTTGCATCGAGGATTTGGCGCCAATCACTTCACCATTGGCATTTTGCCAGGTGCTGCTCATGACAATGCCGAAGCTGACGATGCGTCCGGGCATGACAAAGCGCCCGCGCAAGTTCGCCAGTTCCTGGTCCTTCAATTCAATGGGTTTGAGCGTCTGTGCCTGGGTGGGCAGGCTGGCAGCCAGACAAACCACGGCGAGCCAGATTGAAGTCTTCATGGGATGCT encodes:
- the cobW gene encoding cobalamin biosynthesis protein CobW; this encodes MKTLAKLPVTIVTGFLGSGKTTLLRHMLDNAQGRRIAVIVNEFGELGIDGEILKQCSIGCTEEEASGRVYELANGCLCCTVQEEFFTVMRELVARRGDLDHILIETSGLALPKPLVQAFQWPEIRNACTVDAVITVVDSPAVAAGTFAAYPDQVDAQRKLDPNLDHESPLHELFADQLASADLVVLNKADLIAADDLAKVRAEVEEELPPAVKVIEASSGRLPLDVLLGLGAESEAHIDGRRTHHDSHHDGDDHDDHDHDAFDSISIELPQADESLLLDALTQLVVQHGILRVKGFAAIPGKPMRLLIQGVGTRFDKHFDRAWRSEEPRTTRLVLIGQELDALQLEASLRAALGA
- the cobN gene encoding cobaltochelatase subunit CobN, which codes for MHLLRTQPGGFVPDDSIADLGQTPAELVILCSGDSHLALLAETAQQLPEDFPSLRLANPMQVQNHASVDLYVDEVLRHAKVILVSLHGGVGYWRYGVEQLLELAARGVQLILVPGDDRPDPELSSLSTVPADQAERLWHFLRQGGKANALNLFNCLASQYLACDYPWSEPQQLPRTAVYHPRKAAAVLEDWFGQWQVEQPVVPILFYRSHLQAANTAFIDTFCERLQLAGLNPLPIAVASLKEAGCLQQVEDWLDQVDAALIINTTGFAQSSPEQPHLRPFRRDIPVLQAICAQDNEPAWQASEQGLGARDLAMHIALPELDGRIITRPVSFKDLAWRSERSQSDVVCYRAQPERMDFVAELARRWCELARLPNGHKRVALILANYPTRDGRIGNGVGLDTPAAALTILRALQAQGYPLAPLPESGTALIQALLGGVSNDLDSLDLRPCMQSMALDDYLAAFAALPEANQVAVRERWGEPSQDPMFRSGRMMIAGLRYGLTFVGIQPARGYQLDQSAVYHDPDLVPPHGYLAFYFWLRHGFAADALIHVGKHGNLEWLPGKGVGLSASCWPDALLGPLPNIYPFIVNDPGEGAQAKRRTQAVIIDHLMPPLTRAETYGPLRHLELLADEYYEAQLLDPRRARELQRDILALVRDNHIDRELQIEGALDDAAIWLPRLDTYLCDLKESQIRDGLHVFGESPAGRLRIDTLLALLRVERGDGRGANGSLLRALAKALNLGFDPLDCDLGQPWQGPRPALLVTSDEAWRTAGDTRERLELYAGQLIEQTLNGAVQLAQGPEWAQVRSILEALEQHVAPQLDGCGPAEMHGLLAALDGRFVPAGPSGAPSRGRLDVLPTGRNFYTVDVRNLPTTTAWRIGFTSANLILERHLQDHGDHLRQLGLSVWGTATMRTGGDDIAQAMALLGVRPVWASGSQRVDDFEILPLSLLDRPRVDVTLRVSGFFRDAFGNLIKLFDAAVQAVAALDEPDELNPLAAKVRSERAELQAQGLDAEQAGRQAGWRVFGAKPGAYGAGVQNAIDGRLWNDRQDLAEVYLNHGGFAYGAGDDGTPARADFARRLSQVQAVLQNQDNHEHDLLDSNDYYQFQGGMLAAVESLGGNSVASYHGDHSQPDRPRIRTLKEELNRVIRARALNPKWIDGAKRHGYKGAFELAATVDNLFAFDATTHLIDDHHYQALADAYVLDGPTREFIRQHNPDALRDITERLLEAQQRGLWQDPGDYREALEEQLLDGEEEN
- a CDS encoding ATP-binding protein — protein: MSEAAHFPLAAVVGADELKLALCLTAIDPKIGGVLIEGPRGMAKSTLARGLADLLGEGPFVTLPLGASEERLVGTLDLDAALGQGKAQFSPGVLAKADGGVLYVDEVNLLADHLVDLLLDVAASGTNRVERDGISHRHSARFVLIGTMNPEEGELRPQLLDRFGLNVVLEGQPLPQARGQIIRRRLDFDTDPEAFCGQWAAAQAALRERCHSARERLQQIALDDRALEQITERCFAAGVDGLRADLVWLRAARAHAAWRGAVAIDAEDIDAVAEFALRHRRREAPAPQPQTPDSGAAAQPSAGQQGQGQWGELAPQATPSAARREVPNWAKKP
- a CDS encoding vWA domain-containing protein: MAWPLTLLKGRPRTRSDLCWQQRTASSHELWLVIVDASASTRRHQALSRAKGMLAEFFDQAYRNRARLALLTASGTAPRWQRHGLKASASLQPWLQDLGAGGGTPLLAALEQARQWLQERQRRYPTQLQRCLIVTDGRIKTWDALQPLPCQTLLVDIESSPIRLGRAQLLAQQLHADYRHVETLAEITR
- a CDS encoding sigma-54 dependent transcriptional regulator, with the protein product MLEPASNRRLLIVDPCDDCHRLLPGLRTVGWDVHSCTLTSALEHPCDVGLLRLQATHLQHPDAVKDLISRSNTEWIAVLSPEELRAQNVGDFVCEWFFDFHTLPFDVSRVQVTLGRAFGMARLRGKGYVHVDEPEHELLGDSRPIRELRKLLSKLAPTESPVLIRGESGTGKELVARTLHRQSQRRDKPFVPINCGAIPEHLIQSELFGHEKGAFTGAHQRKIGRIEAAHGGTLFLDEIGDLPLELQANLLRFLQEKHIERVGGSQPIAVDVRVLAATHVDLEKAINSGRFREDLYYRLNVLQVVTAPLRDRHGDLSMLASHFSHFYSLETGRRPRSFSEDALVAMGKHDWPGNVRELANRVRRGLVLAEGRQIEPQDLGLLSQEASAPSIGTLEDYKHRAERQALCDVLNRHSDNLSIAAKVLGVSRPTFYRLLHKHQIR
- a CDS encoding IS3 family transposase (programmed frameshift) → MTKYNLSLKQSLIEECLSAKSVHEVALKHGMSPSILRRWVKGYEKHGAAGLIAKYSHYDAQFKLKVLQCVEQDGLSAQQACIRFDIRGPSSIRQWKKLYDEGGVEALQPHRHRESSMPRKPSKQPKESAAVPPDAELSPEQMLKELAYLRAENAYLKKPRCLDPSGPSHCAVRKAQAVQGLRHVYPLALLLRAAGLARSTFYYQNKALLTDKHADLKERIRSVYHKHQGRYGYRRITATLGHNGEAVNHKKVQRLMQLMGLKSLVRVKKYRSYRGDEGLVAPNLLKREFKAEAPNQKWATDVTEFKVKGQKLFLSPVMDLYNGEILAYQTNRRPEFNMVSSMLEQAFGRLNQDDKPILHSDQGWQYRQPTYRHMLAEKNIEQSMSRKGNCLDNAAMESFFGTLKSEFFYLESFESVEQLASGLDDYIAYYNQERISLRLNGLSPVQFRTQALNH